Proteins encoded in a region of the Bactrocera tryoni isolate S06 chromosome 4, CSIRO_BtryS06_freeze2, whole genome shotgun sequence genome:
- the LOC120773966 gene encoding chymotrypsin-2-like — protein MALANNRLPILLITFAVVTACSAIDVNESTILGRPQSRIHGGKNAAEGQFPYHVLVTRKGDGYITACGGAIISRNYVLTAAYCANGYSPSDYSIRAGTVKFNSGGVEIQVAEVKIHPQYSAYNYDIALLRLSSPLSFNDKIKPVLLASRDLPEGTPAIITGWGGVSSGGLADQLQYNTEYTLNHDTCIERLNTIQDSMRCLAKSAGNGICDSDTGGPAVANGVLIGISSFYVNACNSSLPNGFTDVVYSRDWIRANSDADCSCSA, from the exons ATGGCTCTAGCAAACAACCGTCTACCGATACTGCTCATCACCTTCGCAGTGGTTACCGCATGCAGTGCTATAGACGTCAATGAAAGTACAATACTGGGTCGGCCACAGAGTCGCATTCACGGTGGAAAAAATGCTGCTGAGGGACAGTTTCCGTATCACGTTTTAGTGACACGAAAAGGCGATGGTTACATCACAGCCTGTGGCGGAGCGATTATCTCGAGGAATTATGTTCTGACAGCAGCGTACTGTGCGAATGG ATACTCCCCTTCGGACTATTCGATTCGTGCCGGCACTGTCAAATTTAATTCAGGTGGCGTTGAAATACAAGTGGCTGAGGTAAAAATACATCCGCAATATAGTGCGTATAACTATGATATCGCCTTGCTGAGACTGAGTAGCCCCTTAAGCTTCAATGATAAAATTAAACCGGTATTACTTGCAAGCAGAGATTTACCCGAAGGCACACCGGCTATAATAACCGGTTGGGGTGGTGTATCAAGTGGTGGATTGGCCGACCAATTGCAATATAACACGGAGTACACATTAAATCATGATACTTGCATAGAACGTCTGAATACAATTCAAGATTCAATGCGTTGCCTCGCTAAGAGCGCtggaaatggtatatgtgatagCGATACTGGTGGTCCTGCTGTAGCGAATGGCGTTTTAATCGGCATTTCGTCGTTTTACGTCAATGCTTGCAACAGTAGTCTTCCAAATGGTTTCACTGACGTTGTTTATTCAAGAGATTGGATTCGGGCAAACTCAGATGCCGATTGCTCCTGTTCTGCATAA
- the LOC120773965 gene encoding uncharacterized protein LOC120773965, protein MELHSYAKRKVAKKWSIDQKRQLVEARINHDGLFTNKATTSVAPWKKILSLAKLDDYNVYFVRKQWSNMVNKYKQYKLNRLDVIPNGAHDPEEIQKITQEWEFFEPIHRFMTYKTTNLHSYALPITIRLPVPPTADDDDDGSSISSPDHHDAYSSDTNYDFNTADEPSELREAQPNTDHDFYTKKNGLPLNYFADESNDTQESMLVEQPITCNGVTEGMEQVRLHVAGEQIIEMKMEQFSDAEKTVEQGRPPVYIEENAQKPSTSAAGRVNNCPRRPKERPLSERERYYRHKRRYNRRLERRFDALLNVFGQIVKAEYPNINVSPLIGAATQGITLANNLFKSENENDSADEENESSSDTERIPFNTAAGGAASEGFGNEGRAER, encoded by the exons ATGGAATTACACTCCTATGCGAAACGAAAGGTCGCGAAAAAAT ggTCAATTGATCAAAAACGACAACTTGTTGAGGCACGCATCAACCACGATGGCTTGTTCACGAACAAAGCTACGACCAGTGTAGCACCTTGGAA aaaaatctTGAGTTTGGCCAAGTTAGACGACTACAATGTGTACTTCGTACGCAAACAGTGGTCGAATATGgtcaacaaatacaaacaatatAAG TTGAACCGTCTGGATGTAATACCAAATGGCGCACATGATCCTGAAGAGATACAAAAAATTACGCAGGAGTGGGAATTTTTTGAGCCAATACACCGTTTTATGACGTACAAAACCACCAATTTGCATTCGTATGCGCTCCCAATAACTATACGTCTACCAGTACCACCTACGgcagatgatgatgatgatggtagCTCTATTTCTTCCCCTGATCATCATGACGCGTACAGTAGCGATACGAACTATGACTTCAACACGGCAGACGAACCAAGTGAACTAAGAGAAGCACAACCAAATACAGATCATGATTTTTATACCAAGAAAAATGGACTACCTTTGAACTACTTTGCTGACGAGAGCAATGATACACAGGAATCCATGTTAGTTGAACAACCAATAACATGTAATGGTGTAACTGAAGGTATGGAGCAAGTAAGACTGCATGTAGCAGGTGAACAAATTATCGAAATGAAAATGGAACAATTTAGCGATGCAGAAAAGACTGTCGAGCAAGGTCGACCACCAGTTTACATAGAAGAGAATGCGCAAAAGCCGAGCACATCTGCTGCTGGTCGAGTGAATAATTGCCCAAGGCGTCCAAAAGAACGACCGCTTAGCGAAAGGGAACGTTACTATCGACACAAACGTCGCTACAATCGACGACTTGAGCGACGTTTCGATGCCCTCCTCAACGTATTTGGGCAAATAGTCAAAGCTGAGTACCCAAATATTAATGTTAGTCCTTTAATTGGCGCCGCCACACAAGGCATAACACTGGCAAATAATCTTTTCAAGagcgaaaatgaaaatgatagcGCCGATGAGGAAAATGAGTCATCAAGCGATACAGAACGAATACCATTTAACACGGCGGCGGGAGGTGCAGCCAGTGAAGGATTTGGTAATGAAGGGCGAGCAGAACGCtaa